The genomic DNA tcttgaatttgtgTAATGTCTTGTAATAATAACGAAGAGAAATGAGACTTAAATCAGTGGCTTTGGATGTCTCACCGACGGGGGGTTAATCGTGAAATCAATACATGTGAAATTTGGACTTCGTTTTCTCGAATACTTGTTCAGCAATCACCGCGCCGTTCCCGTCGGCCTTCTTGATCTCCATGTTAGCCTTCTGATAAAATGCAGTGCCCCTCAACGCGTCCGCAATGAAATCATCGAAGCCAATTGCTATGGCGGCTTCAGCCTTAGCTCCGTAAACCAACCTCTGTTCAGAAAGAGCAAACACAGATTGTTTAAACCGCATAAAAATATGATCTTGTTATTATTTCGACGAAATTAAAAGTTCGAAAATTGGACCTTAAGTCTTGAAAGATGGATAGCACCAAAGCACATTGGGCATGGCTCACAGGATGCATATATTTCACAGTCTGCGAGCTCGATCTGATTGAGCTTCTTACAGGCCTGTGGAAAACAATTGTCCCAAGAATGACATCAGAAAAAGCATTTGGAGGTTTCCGATTTGGAAGTACAAGATAAAGAATATAACAGATGACAGAAGCAACATCATAACTATAACTTGTAGAAACCGGAAACAAGCATATAAAACACGTTTGCTAAGATCTATGTACATACATACTCATCATGCTTACAACTCTGATGACAATGCTGATCATAAAAACCTTTCGTATATATATTTCAAGCTCACTTGGTtataaaaactaaacaaattggACATGGCTTTAAGTCTTCCCTAAATGCATTTATGCCCAAATGCTGGTACGGATCGAACAGTTTTGACATTATATTAAAAATCATGAATGCAGTAAGCAAAACCCCTCTCACGAGGCAACGCAGTTATATATTAGTCTAACCTCTCTTATGGCAGTAACCTCTGCGTGGGCAGTCGGATCAGTGTGTTTTAGAACCATGTTGTGACAGCTTACGACTATCTCATCATTGCGAACAATAACTGCACCAAATGGGCCTCCATCTCCACAATCAACTCCCTTATAAGCTTCCCCAACCGCTTCTGTTAAGAATTTGTGGTCTCTATCCTGTACAACTGGttgaacaaacaaaacaaaaggcaaAGCATGATAAATATGAAGACCAGATTGGGTTGCAAGTACCGCCTTTTTCTGACAAAGCAAATGAGTAAATGGAATTATTTCATTAGATCGATGTTATAAATTGAATACCAATAAAAATCATATGAAAAGAATATAAAACACAATTGCTCATCTATACTAACAATAAACTTAAATTCCTCAACAACCAGCTGATAGCGTGAAATTAAATGGAAAAAGTGACAGCTCAATTGGCATAACCGCACAAGTACATGATGATTGATTGTTTATATACTTAAGTAATCTTCATTGGTTTTCTGTGTACACTGGGCAAGGGGACATGGGAATGAAAAATAAGACGGGTTTGGTGTTACCTTCTTGATGTGCAGCAAATGCAGCGGCCACAGAAAGGGTTCCATCTTGTGTTTCCACCCCTGCCAAAAAGAAGAGGAGTAACAATGAATAACCAAAGCACCCAAAATTTCCCAAGTATATATAGCAGACATCCACATTTCTTACAACACTCTGAACTttacaattaataaacaagttCCACAACTTATCGGGATTTCTGACAACAATTTAAGGGAAACAACATTGTAAACAATCAAAGGTCTGACCAGTTTTAAGCTTTCCTAGCATTTcagtgaaaaggaaaaagaataaTCGGCAAGtgaaatacgagaaagaaaactccaacaacaacaacaacaacaaagccttttcccactaagtggggtcggctacaTGAATCCTAGAACACCATTGCACTCGGTCGTGTGTCAtgtcttccgttagatccaagt from Pyrus communis chromosome 17, drPyrComm1.1, whole genome shotgun sequence includes the following:
- the LOC137722597 gene encoding guanosine deaminase-like, whose product is MAEANGVETQDGTLSVAAAFAAHQEVVQDRDHKFLTEAVGEAYKGVDCGDGGPFGAVIVRNDEIVVSCHNMVLKHTDPTAHAEVTAIREACKKLNQIELADCEIYASCEPCPMCFGAIHLSRLKRLVYGAKAEAAIAIGFDDFIADALRGTAFYQKANMEIKKADGNGAVIAEQVFEKTKSKFHMY